In Deltaproteobacteria bacterium, a single window of DNA contains:
- a CDS encoding DUF721 domain-containing protein: protein MKRQRNSSSKASKTTPDTLSGVLTRSFEGIGIDHMLREYRVKKLWEDAVGKNMARHARADKLKKQSLYITAENTAWANEFVYLKKTVMEKINSLAKEDLVKEIIVKTTGKKDDKLIPAKKPLKTFKKREVTPEEIAEINRLTEDVKDPVIRNAMRRAMTESKRRNTED from the coding sequence ATGAAGCGTCAGAGAAATTCATCCTCCAAGGCATCCAAGACCACACCCGACACATTATCGGGCGTGCTTACTCGCTCATTCGAGGGCATTGGCATAGACCACATGCTTAGGGAGTACCGCGTAAAAAAGCTCTGGGAAGATGCCGTTGGAAAGAACATGGCCAGGCACGCAAGGGCCGATAAGCTTAAAAAACAGAGCCTCTACATAACAGCGGAAAACACCGCTTGGGCAAACGAGTTCGTTTACCTTAAAAAGACCGTAATGGAGAAAATAAACTCGCTTGCAAAGGAAGACCTGGTAAAGGAAATAATCGTCAAGACAACAGGGAAAAAGGACGACAAGTTAATTCCGGCAAAAAAACCTTTAAAAACCTTTAAAAAACGAGAGGTTACACCAGAAGAAATCGCCGAGATAAACCGACTTACAGAGGACGTAAAAGACCCTGTTATCCGAAATGCGATGCGAAGAGCAATGACCGAGAGTAAGCGCCGCAATACGGAAGATTAA
- a CDS encoding DUF1015 domain-containing protein has protein sequence MATIKPFKGIRYNLSKLGDLTPVMAPPYDVISPEYQNKLYDRHHCNVIKLILTKEAPGDNETNNKYTRAAKDFKTWISTGILEQIPKPSIFYYTQSYKLKEGRIRTRKGFIALCKLEEFGKGSVFPHEKTLSGPKADRLSLMKEVNANLSCIFAIFPEASDIAAEKRVTGIIENARHGEPMVDVKGDDGVVNNVWKISDEAAIAKVAEIMKDKKVFIADGHHRYETAINYRNYMREKTGKTGGNEPFDYVMMYFASMGEDGLDIFPTHRVVHSVEGFSLSKTLEKAKEYFDITEYSFDGDGIETDTRKRFLADMNSHYGKITAFGLYAKEKNAYYLLKLKDKSIMDKVFGKDMPDLYKTLDVTVLHSLILNKILGISQEDQEKQKNLVYIKDTDEAFKAGKVDKHQAVFIMNATKVSDVQDISEAGLLMPQKSTYFYPKLLSGVIFNPLWD, from the coding sequence ATGGCAACTATTAAACCGTTTAAGGGCATAAGGTACAATCTATCGAAGCTTGGGGATCTAACCCCTGTCATGGCGCCGCCTTACGACGTCATATCTCCGGAATACCAGAATAAGCTCTACGACAGGCACCACTGCAATGTCATAAAGCTCATCCTTACGAAGGAGGCCCCGGGAGATAACGAGACAAACAACAAGTACACCCGGGCTGCCAAGGACTTTAAGACCTGGATATCGACCGGCATACTCGAGCAGATACCAAAGCCGTCGATATTTTACTACACGCAGAGCTATAAACTTAAGGAAGGCCGCATCAGGACAAGGAAGGGCTTCATCGCGCTTTGCAAGTTGGAAGAATTTGGTAAGGGCTCTGTATTCCCGCACGAGAAAACGCTCTCTGGCCCCAAGGCCGACAGGCTTAGCCTCATGAAGGAAGTGAACGCCAACTTAAGCTGCATATTCGCCATATTCCCCGAGGCCTCCGATATCGCTGCCGAGAAGCGCGTTACCGGAATAATCGAGAACGCGCGCCACGGCGAGCCCATGGTGGACGTTAAGGGCGACGACGGCGTTGTAAATAACGTCTGGAAAATCAGCGATGAGGCGGCGATTGCCAAGGTTGCAGAGATAATGAAGGATAAGAAGGTGTTCATAGCAGATGGCCACCACCGCTATGAAACCGCCATTAACTACCGTAACTACATGAGGGAAAAGACCGGCAAGACCGGAGGTAACGAGCCCTTTGATTACGTAATGATGTACTTTGCATCCATGGGCGAGGACGGCCTCGATATATTCCCCACACACAGGGTGGTGCATTCGGTCGAGGGCTTCTCGCTTTCTAAAACACTTGAGAAGGCTAAGGAGTACTTTGACATTACCGAGTACTCGTTCGACGGCGATGGCATAGAGACCGATACGAGAAAGCGCTTCCTTGCCGATATGAATTCGCACTACGGTAAGATCACTGCCTTTGGCCTTTACGCAAAAGAGAAGAACGCGTACTATCTCTTGAAGCTAAAGGATAAGAGCATAATGGATAAGGTGTTTGGCAAAGACATGCCTGACCTTTATAAGACACTTGATGTAACGGTGCTCCATTCCCTTATCTTGAATAAGATACTGGGAATAAGCCAGGAAGACCAGGAAAAGCAGAAGAATCTCGTTTACATAAAGGACACTGACGAGGCCTTTAAGGCAGGTAAGGTTGATAAGCACCAGGCCGTGTTCATAATGAACGCGACAAAGGTCTCGGATGTGCAAGATATTTCCGAGGCAGGGCTCCTCATGCCGCAAAAGTCAACGTACTTCTACCCCAAGCTCCTCTCAGGGGTAATATTCAATCCGCTTTGGGATTGA
- a CDS encoding cofactor-independent phosphoglycerate mutase: protein MKYAILIGDGMGDKPIASLGGKTVLEHAKTPNMDFVAANGETGLYKSVPEGYPPGSDVASMSILGYDPRKYYSGRAPIEAASLGIKLEPTDVAYRCNFVSLDLSAGKFYMRDYSAGHISTEEGARLIEMLDDKFSNRGVRFYAGKSYRHIMVWAGGKDAPKTTPPHDISGQGIRDYLPSGDGSDKLRVLMEGAAPLLRQHPVNEERRLAGKNTADSIWLWGQGKAPSMPTMKSLYGVDGVMISAVDLLNGLGVCAGLEVIKVPGVTGYIDTNYEGKASYALKALETKDFVCVHVEAPDEAGHQGSLKDKITAIEDFDKRIVGPVLEGIKKFGEYRVMVLCDHPTPVEIKTHTREAVPYAAIGAKWKPSNVKGYSEAEAASTGIVRDSAEEFIKWFLK from the coding sequence ATGAAGTACGCAATACTTATAGGCGACGGTATGGGGGATAAGCCGATTGCTTCGCTTGGCGGCAAGACTGTTTTGGAGCACGCAAAGACCCCGAACATGGACTTCGTAGCAGCAAACGGCGAGACAGGGCTCTATAAATCCGTGCCCGAGGGCTATCCGCCTGGAAGCGACGTTGCGAGCATGAGTATCCTTGGCTACGACCCGCGTAAGTACTATAGCGGTAGAGCGCCGATAGAGGCAGCGAGCCTTGGGATTAAGCTCGAACCAACGGACGTTGCCTACCGTTGTAACTTCGTAAGCCTGGATTTGTCCGCCGGAAAGTTCTACATGCGCGACTATAGCGCCGGCCACATCTCGACTGAAGAGGGCGCGCGGCTAATCGAGATGCTAGATGACAAGTTCTCTAATAGAGGCGTCAGGTTTTACGCCGGCAAATCGTATCGGCATATAATGGTGTGGGCAGGAGGCAAGGATGCGCCAAAGACCACGCCGCCGCATGACATAAGCGGACAGGGCATACGCGACTATCTGCCAAGCGGCGACGGCTCCGATAAGCTTCGCGTCTTAATGGAGGGTGCGGCGCCGCTACTTAGGCAGCATCCGGTTAACGAAGAGCGAAGGCTCGCCGGAAAGAACACGGCAGACTCTATATGGCTCTGGGGCCAGGGCAAGGCGCCGAGCATGCCGACCATGAAGTCGCTCTACGGTGTAGACGGCGTAATGATATCGGCCGTAGATCTCCTAAACGGCCTTGGCGTGTGCGCCGGGCTCGAGGTAATCAAGGTGCCGGGCGTTACCGGCTATATAGATACAAATTACGAGGGTAAGGCCTCTTACGCACTGAAGGCCCTTGAGACAAAGGACTTTGTCTGCGTGCACGTTGAGGCGCCTGACGAGGCCGGGCACCAGGGCTCGCTAAAGGATAAGATCACGGCAATCGAGGACTTTGATAAAAGGATAGTCGGGCCTGTGCTGGAAGGCATAAAGAAGTTTGGCGAGTACCGGGTAATGGTGCTTTGCGACCACCCGACACCTGTCGAGATAAAGACGCACACGCGTGAGGCAGTGCCATACGCTGCTATTGGCGCAAAGTGGAAGCCGTCGAATGTAAAAGGATACAGCGAGGCCGAGGCTGCGTCTACCGGGATAGTCAGGGACAGCGCAGAGGAGTTCATCAAATGGTTTTTAAAGTAG
- a CDS encoding methyltransferase, which produces MKKDRIGPFVFVDEGSSQKITTDTLLLSEFVLPIKSTDTVIELGAASGALLLSLCAKGLPKMAVGVEIDKAAASAAQKNVERNNLEDTIDIINSDWRDLKGVLKKGSFSVVVCNPPYVKAGEGRLSPDAKRRAARAETHGTLRDLITALKYLLAPNGRACFIFPVKRLVEMLGELEAASLYPGRMRFIYFKKTGSARLFLIECSNTGGALVVEEPLYAAT; this is translated from the coding sequence ATGAAGAAAGACCGTATCGGCCCCTTTGTTTTTGTAGACGAAGGCTCTTCGCAGAAAATAACTACAGACACTCTGCTGCTCTCGGAATTCGTTCTCCCTATTAAATCAACTGACACGGTTATAGAGCTTGGCGCTGCCTCAGGGGCGCTGCTATTATCGCTTTGTGCCAAAGGACTTCCAAAAATGGCCGTTGGTGTTGAGATAGACAAAGCGGCCGCTTCTGCGGCTCAGAAGAATGTTGAAAGAAATAACTTAGAGGATACGATTGATATTATAAATTCAGACTGGCGGGACTTAAAGGGGGTTTTGAAGAAGGGTTCGTTTAGCGTGGTAGTATGCAACCCGCCGTACGTAAAGGCAGGCGAGGGGCGTCTAAGCCCGGACGCAAAGAGACGCGCTGCCAGGGCCGAGACGCACGGCACGCTTCGAGATTTAATAACGGCTCTTAAATACCTTCTGGCCCCAAACGGCAGGGCGTGTTTTATCTTTCCGGTTAAAAGGCTTGTTGAGATGTTAGGCGAGCTTGAGGCAGCTTCTCTTTATCCAGGGCGCATGAGGTTTATATATTTCAAGAAAACTGGCAGTGCCAGGCTTTTTTTGATCGAGTGCTCGAATACGGGCGGGGCGCTCGTTGTCGAAGAGCCTTTATATGCAGCGACTTAA